From the Oryza glaberrima chromosome 5, OglaRS2, whole genome shotgun sequence genome, one window contains:
- the LOC127774145 gene encoding protein RADIALIS-like 3, protein MAQQARAQWPQKQNKLFEQALAVYDKETPDRWHNIARAVGGGKSAEDVKRYYEMLEEDIKHIESGKVPFPAYRCPAAAGYQAERLKHLKI, encoded by the exons ATGGCGCAGCAGGCAAGGGCGCAGTGGCCGCAGAAGCAGAACAAGCTGTTCGAGCAGGCGCTGGCGGTGTACGACAAGGAGACGCCCGACCGGTGGCACAACAtcgcccgcgccgtcggcggcggcaagtcGGCGGAGGACGTCAAGCGCTACTACGAGATGCTGGAGGAGGACATCAAGCACATCGAGTCCGGCAAGGTCCCCTTCCCCGCCTAccgctgccccgccgccgccggctaccAGGCCGAAAG GTTGAAGCATTTGAAGATCTAG
- the LOC127774701 gene encoding protein RADIALIS-like 3, which produces MASAAGSKQQQAMMSLPSSRGGGGGGWTQRQNKQFECALAVYDKETPDRWHNIARYMGGAKSADEVRRHFDHLVEDVARIESGRVPFPRYSSSSSSRGADDGNRSRYLKYQ; this is translated from the exons atggcgtcggcggccggctcgaagcagcagcaggcgaTGATGTCGTTGCCGTcgtcccgcggcggcggcggcggcgggtggacgCAGCGGCAGAACAAGCAGTTCGAGTGCGCGCTGGCGGTGTACGACAAGGAGACGCCGGACCGGTGGCACAACATCGCCCGCTACATGGGCGGCGCCAAGTCCGCCGACGAGGTCCGCCGCCACTTCGACCACCTCGTCGAGGACGTCGCCCGCATCGAGTCCGGCCGCGTCCCCTTCCCccgctactcctcctcctcctcctcccgcggaGCCGACGACGGAAACAG ATCTAGGTACCTGAAGTATCAGTGA
- the LOC127772855 gene encoding anaphase-promoting complex subunit 10: MESDGEEEAAATPGAGGAPAAGRLKGCPELMVDDDMREMAKTAAWSVSSCKPGNGVASLRDDNLDTYWQSDGAQPHLVNIQFQKKVQLQLVVVYVDFKLDESYTPSKISVRAGDGFHNLKEIKTVELSKPVGWVHISLSGADPRETFIHTFMLQISVLSNHLNGRDTHIRQIKIYGPRPNHVPHQPFHFTSREFVTYSTVR, translated from the exons ATGGAatccgacggcgaggaggaggccgcggcgaccccgggggccggcggcgcgccggcggcggggaggctgAAGGGCTGCCCGGAGCTCATGGTGGACGACGACATGCGGGAGATGGCGAAGACGGCCGCCTGGAGCGTCAGCTCCTGCAAGCCCGGCAACGGCGTCGCCTCCCTCCGCGACGACAACCTCGACACCTACTGGCA GTCGGACGGGGCGCAGCCGCACTTGGTGAACATTCAGTTCCAGAAGAAGGTGCAGCTGCAG CTTGTCGTGGTGTATGTGGATTTCAAGCTCGACGAGAGCTATACGCCTAGCAAGATCTCTGTCCGGGCCGGCGATGGCTTCCACAATCTCAAG GAAATTAAAACTGTGGAGCTTTCAAAGCCAGTTGGGTGGGTTCATATATCATTATCTGGAGCTGATCCCCG AGAAACATTCATTCATACATTTATGCTCCAAATTTCGGTGTTGTCCAATCACTTGAATGGGAGGGATACTCATATTCGACAGATCAAGATATATGGGCCAAGACC GAATCATGTTCCCCATCAGCCATTTCACTTCACTTCAAGGGAATTCGTCACCTACTCTACTGTTAGGTGA
- the LOC127773338 gene encoding uncharacterized protein LOC127773338: MDAPRRERRHQHHHRKAAAQVQAAPAIAAVGVGAGGNGAAAAAARAAYGDVFGGPPRFAAPFGGAPADYAEVFGGVAATCSIPFLDLPPVPAVGADYGFFGRAGAGDYGEIFGRFDFGDFALPYEELFAEAEAEAVGEIGAEEIASSTGSSSRSSMIKESSQPDAQSFMLPQHFKEHESSVISFPPDNQQFVMSYNKTTQRSDDLVEMTTDPSMDYVVDSCEFPHVPATNHVATMDSGIEANGEKRKKSTTTSASVSLRSSESDFTVDQKQHIPAYPPISEKVSANENHKNSNSISTSSNGTPSPDYAFLRVSDVNVQTQTVKPPPPLKQTSKLLKRREILAKGDVHLENHSCPPASSAHAPSNTSTSQAERRDDTALFNNEANPSSAAAAMKEAMEYAEARLRAAKELMERKGDSFKLRKKPSHHRSTRSTEIKVPTESDTFYENLSVKKSTKEEMNSEDSLLDKHQKASAVRTDHCDDSGKRALSLEKPQQMQSCTAPNQTSSKLGKLGNWTSGDEFYELTGEDQKQKTDAAVGEEDKCEVTNPVTKLSKEQKCEVTAADSDLERYEKLWEVNDGRDAGVKHVNPREDNTSPMGKDRVSMILEASTENIDHEKIYNSHFEGPKVVETSNESHDGEDGAVEIPCKSGITISEPNLMKDMHGSFMEASSPGEYVADFGKGTTEESPVAGISLEPKTTKEELEAACDAEMQCTTGDSEKLQESSEVTSIDNSLARQIKSLILEDLEGSSETQAFPGDPDTAGSEAETYGRNLGTTGLETESYGREKFSFVEESFMHNANRNVTESPVETPIPEQVENVEIEDRVGSCAHSEESTVDKDSECPEEGSDITSQNNNLPDHEDSTMLNVFEVASKLIKRDLDQEKQDTLQPGEVETRTVLDSNDKDTKENPSENSNTIGSEEVLSHGNQEDQKVPEMDKTKGRSDANAQVKLSGVNFYEDGDVTSAANNVTTRLTTNSKDQASSSSEMLTGRQHLPQDAGPAISQTSNGTFPSLEKTEEVCKEAGRELPTDKSAAFEDENSRACKSKAELKQQQFHSEKSSSLPKSAEGHIPSSADISRKETPGVQRLKEQGSLRTEREREKDKEASRRLEETKERDKKFEKEREIAEERERKKLEEQEREREREKDRLAVERATREAHERAFAEARERAEKIALERVTAARQRASAEAREKEERASTEAAAERAARIKAERAAVERATAEARERAIEKAKAEKAAAEARERRERYRSSFKESFKSSNLDNRQDTQFQRAVSSNLMRNPDSYSKGLEVESALRHKARLERHQRTAERVTKALAEKNMRDLLAQREQAEKHRLSEYLDPEIKRWSNGKEGNLRALLSTLQYILGADSGWQPVPLTELITAAAVKKAYRKATLCVHPDKLQQRGATIRQKYICEKVFDLLKDAWNKFTSEER, from the exons atGGATGCGCCGCGGAGGGAGCGGAGGcaccaacaccaccaccggaaggcggcggctcagGTTCAGGCTGCACCTGCTATTGCCGCTGTGGGGGTGGGAGCGGGAGGgaatggggcggcggcggcggcggcgcgggcggcgtaCGGGGACGTGTTCGGGGGCCCGCCGAGGTTCGCCGCGCCGTTCGGGGGCGCGCCGGCGGACTACGCCGAGGTGTTCGGGGGCGTGGCGGCCACCTGCTCCATCCCGTTCCTCGACCTGCCCCCCGTGCCCGCCGTGGGCGCCGACTACGGCTTCTTCGGCCGCGCCGGGGCCGGGGACTACGGGGAGATCTTCGGCCGCTTCGACTTCGGGGACTTCGCGCTGCCGTACGAGGAGCTGttcgccgaggcggaggcggaggcggtgggggAGATTGGGGCGGAGGAGATCGCCTCGTCGACTGGGAGCTCCTCCAG GTCATCGATGATAAAAGAGTCTAGCCAACCAGATGCGCAGTCATTTATGCTTCCTCAACATTTCAAGGAGCATGAGTCTTCTGTAATTTCCTTCCCTCCAGACAATCAGCAGTTTGTCATGTCATATAACAAGACTACCCAGAGATCTGATGATCTAGTTGAGATGACTACTGATCCTTCAATGGATTATGTGGTTGATTCTTGCGAATTTCCTCACGTGCCAGCAACTAATCATGTTGCAACAATGGATAGTGGTATAGAAGCTAATggagaaaaaaggaagaagtcCACCACAACCTCTGCAAGTGTCAGTCTAAGGAGCTCTGAGAGTGATTTCACAGTTGATCAGAAGCAGCACATTCCAGCATATCCACCTATTTCTGAAAAAGTTTCTGCAAATGAGAATCACAAGAACTCCAATAGTATTTCAACATCCAGTAATGGAACACCTTCTCCTGATTATGCCTTTCTAAGGGTTTCTGATGTCAACGTGCAAACACAAACAGTAAAACCACCACCTCCTCTGAAGCAGACATCTAAATTGCTTAAGAGGAGAGAGATTTTAGCAAAAGGAGATGTCCATCTTGAAAATCACAGCTGCCCTCCAGCCTCTTCTGCTCATGCCCCTTCAAACACcagcacatctcaggctgaaagAAGAGACGATACTGCTTTGTTTAATAATGAGGCCAATCCCAGTTCTGCTGCAGCTGCTATGAAGGAAGCAATGGAATATGCAGAAGCTAGGTTAAGAGCTGCGAAAGAACTgatggagagaaaaggggacAGTTTTAAACTTCGTAAGAAACCAAGCCATCATAGAAGCACAAGATCTACAGAAATAAAGGTTCCTACAGAGTCAGACACATTCTATGAGAACCTCTCCGTGAAGAAGTCAACAAAGGAGGAAATGAACTCTGAGGATTCGTTGCTGGACAAGCACCAGAAGGCTAGTGCAGTTAGAACAGATCATTGTGATGACAGTGGAAAAAGGGCATTGTCGCTGGAGAAACCTCAGCAGATGCAAAGCTGCACTGCACCCAATCAAACTTCCAGTAAACTAGGTAAGTTAGGCAACTGGACATCAGGTGATGAATTTTATGAGCTGACTGGAGAAGATCAGAAACAGAAAACAGATGCAGCTGTAGGGGAGGAAGATAAGTGTGAGGTAACAAATCCTGTCACCAAGCTCAGCAAGGAACAAAAATGCGAAGTTACTGCAGCGGACTCTGATTTGGAAAGGTATGAAAAGCTGTGGGAGGTTAATGATGGCAGGGATGCAGGAGTGAAACATGTCAATCCGAGAGAAGATAATACATCTCCAATGGGGAAAGATAGGGTGTCTATGATTCTGGAAGCTTCTACAGAAAATATAGACCATGAAAAAATTTATAACTCTCATTTTGAGGGTCCTAAAGTTGTGGAAACTTCTAATGAAAGCCATGATGGTGAGGATGGGGCTGTTGAGATTCCTTGTAAGAGTGGAATCACTATTTCAGAACCAAACTTGATGAAGGACATGCACGGTTCATTCATGGAGGCTTCTTCACCTGGAGAGTATGTGGCCGATTTTGGTAAAGGCACTACAGAGGAAAGTCCAGTAGCAGGAATATCGCTGGAGCCTAAAACCACTAAAGAGGAACTTGAGGCAGCATGTGATGCTGAGATGCAATGCACCACAGGGGATAGTGAAAAATTACAAGAATCTTCAGAAGTCACCAGCATTGATAACTCACTGGCAAGACAAATTAAATCATTGATTCTAGAAGATCTCGAGGGATCTTCTGAAACTCAAGCTTTCCCAGGGGACCCCGATACTGCTGGGTCAGAAGCTGAAACTTATGGGAGGAACCTTGGTACAACTGGGTTGGAAACTGAAAGTTATGGGAGGGAAAAGTTCAGTTTTGTTGAAGAATCATTCATGCATAATGCAAACAGGAATGTAACTGAATCACCCGTAGAAACTCCAATCCCTGAACAAGTAGAGAATGTTGAGATTGAAGATAGAGTTGGTTCATGTGCACATTCTGAAGAATCAACCGTGGATAAAGATTCCGAGTGTCCTGAAGAGGGAAGTGATATTACTTCACAAAACAACAATCTGCCAGATCATGAAGATTCAACTATGCTAAATGTATTTGAGGTGGCCAGCAAATTGATTAAAAGAGACCTAGATCAAGAAAAGCAAGATACACTACAGCCTGGTGAAGTAGAAACTAGAACTGTCTTGGATAGTAATGACAAAGATACAAAAGAAAACCCTTCAGAAAATAGTAACACGATAGGTAGTGAAGAAGTCTTGAGTCACGGTAACCAGGAGGACCAGAAGGTGCCTGAAATGGATAAAACCAAAGGACGAAGTGATGCAAATGCACAAGTTAAATTAAGTGGTGTAAACTTTTATGAAGATGGAGATGTTACAAGTGCTGCTAATAATGTTACAACTAGATTGACTACAAATTCAAAAGACCAGGCGTCTTCCTCTTCAGAAATGCTAACTGGCAGACAGCACTTGCCTCAAGATGCTGGACCTGCTATTTCTCAGACATCTAACGGAACTTTCCCTAGTCTTGAAAAGACCGAAGAAGTTTGCAAAGAAGCGGGGAGAGAATTACCAACAGATAAATCTGCTGCATTTGAAGATGAGAATAGCAGGGCATGCAAATCAAAGGCAGAGCTAAAGCAGCAACAATTTCATTCTGAGAAGAGTAGCAGTTTACCTAAATCTGCAGAAGGTCATATCCCATCTTCTGCTGATATATCAAGAAAAGAAACACCTGGGGTTCAGAGACTCAAAGAGCAGGGAAGTCTAAGAACAGAaagggaaagagagaaggaCAAAGAGGCTTCTCGGAGACtggaagaaacaaaagaaagggATAAAAAATTTGAGAAGGAAAGGGAAATTGCTGAAgagagggaaagaaaaaaactagaagaacaggaaagggagagggaacgGGAAAAGGATAGACTTGCTGTTGAAAGAGCTACAAGAGAAGCACATGAGAGAGCATTTGCTGAGGCTCGTGAAAGGGCAGAAAAAATAGCATTGGAAAGGGTTACTGCAGCACGGCAACGGGCTTCTGCTGAGGCccgagaaaaagaagagagagcgAGTACTGAAGCAGCCGCTGAGAGGGCTGCTAGGATAAAAGCAGAACGTGCAGCGGTTGAACGAGCAACTGCAGAAGCTCGAGAGAGGGCAATTGAAAAGGCTAAGGCTGAAAAGGCTGCCGCAGAGGCAAGAGAACGGAGAGAACGGTACAGATCCTCTTTCAAGGAGAGTTTTAAGTCCAGCAATCTG GATAATCGACAGGACACACAGTTTCAGAGAGCGGTTTCCAGTAACTTAATGAGAAACCCAGATTCATATAGCAAAG GGCTTGAGGTTGAATCAGCTTTAAGGCATAAAGCAAGATTAGAGAGGCATCAACGCACAGCTGAGCGTGTG ACAAAAGCACTAGCTGAGAAGAACATGCGTGACCTGCTGGCGCAAAGAGAGCAAGCAGAGAAACAT AGGTTGTCTGAGTACCTAGATCCTGAGATCAAGAGATGGTCAAACGGAAAGGAAGGAAATCTGCGAGCCTTGTTATCCACATTGCAATAT ATTCTTGGAGCTGACAGTGGTTGGCAGCCAGTGCCACTTACAGAGCTAATTACAGCTGCTGCTGTGAAGAAAGCCTACAGGAAGGCAACCCTTTGTGTCCATCCAGATAAATTACAGCAAAGGGGTGCTACAATCAGACAGAAATACATATGCGAGAAGGTTTTTGATCTTCTTAAG GATGCTTGGAACAAGTTCACTTCGGAGGAGCGCTAG
- the LOC127773910 gene encoding glucose-1-phosphate adenylyltransferase large subunit 3, chloroplastic/amyloplastic has translation MQFSSVFPLEGKACVSPIRRGGEGSASDRLKIGDSSSIKHDRAVRRMCLGYRGTKNGAQCVLTSDAGPDTLHVRTSFRRNFADPNEVAAVILGGGTGTQLFPLTSTRATPAVPIGGCYRLIDIPMSNCFNSGINKIFIMTQFNSASLNRHIHRTYLGGGINFTDGSVEVLAATQMPGEAAGWFQGTADAVRKFIWVLEDYYKHKAIEHILILSGDQLYRMDYMELVQKHVDDNADITLSCAPVGESRASDYGLVKFDSSGRVIQFSEKPKGTDLEAMKVDTSFLNFAIDDPTKFPYIASMGVYVFKRDVLLNLLKSRYAELHDFGSEILPRALHEHNVQAYVFADYWEDIGTIRSFFDANMALCEQPPKFEFYDPKTPFFTSPRYLPPTKSDKCRIKDAIISHGCFLRECTIEHSIVGVRSRLNSACELKNTMMMGADLYETEDEISRLLSEGKVPIGVGENTKINNCIIDMNARVGRNVVITNSEGVQESDRPEEGYYIRSGIVVILKNATIKDGKVI, from the exons ATGCAGTTCAGCAGTGTGTTTCCCTTAGAGGGTAAAGCATGCGTGAGCCCAATAAGGAGAGGTGGTGAGGGCTCAGCTAGTGATAGATTGAAGATCGGGGACAGTAGCAGCATCAAGCATGATAGAGCAGTGAGGAGGATGTGTCTTGGTTATAGGGGCACCAAAAACGGTGCACAATGTGTGCTCACCTCAGATGCTGGCCCAGACACTCTT CATGTCCGAACATCATTCCGGAGGAACTTTGCGGATCCTAATGAGGTTGCTGCTGTTATATTGGGTGGTGGCACCGGGACTCAACTTTTTCCTCTTACAAGCACAAGGGCCACGCCTGCT GTTCCTATTGGAGGATGCTATAGGCTTATCGATATCCCCATGAGCAACTGTTTCAACAGTGGCATAAACAAGATATTCATAATGACTCAATTCAACTCAGCATCTCTTAATCGTCACATTCATCGTACGTACCTTGGTGGTGGAATCAACTTTACTGATGGATCTGTTGAG GTATTAGCCGCTACACAAATGCCTGGGGAGGCTGCTGGTTGGTTCCAGGGTACAGCAGATGCAGTTAGAAAATTTATCTGGGTTCTTGAG GACTATTACAAGCATAAAGCTATAGAACACATTTTAATCTTGTCAGGAGATCAGCTTTATCGTATGGACTACATGGAGCTTGTGCAG AAACATGTTGATGACAATGCTGACATTACTTTATCATGTGCTCCTGTTGGAGAGAG TCGAGCATCTGACTATGGACTAGTGAAGTTCGACAGTTCAGGCCGTGTAATTCAATTTTCTGAAAAACCCAAGGGCACTGACTTGGAAGCAATG AAAGTGGATACCAGCTTTCTCAATTTTGCCATAGACGACCCGACTAAATTTCCCTACATTGCTTCGATGGGAGTTTATGTCTTCAAAAGAGATGTTCTTTTAAACCTTCTAAA GTCAAGATATGCAGAACTACATGACTTTGGGTCTGAAATCCTCCCAAGAGCTTTACATGAGCACAATGTACAG GCATATGTCTTCGCTGACTACTGGGAAGACATTGGAACGATCAGATCGTTCTTTGATGCAAACATGGCCCTTTGCGAGCAG CCTCCCAAGTTTGAGTTTTATGATCCAAAAACTCCCTTCTTCACTTCACCTCGATATTTGCCGCCAACAAAGTCAGATAAATGCAGG ATTAAAGATGCGATAATTTCCCATGGCTGTTTCTTGCGTGAATGTACCATCGAGCATTCGATAGTTGGAGTCCGCTCACGCCTTAACTCTGCATGTGAGCTCAAG AATACCATGATGATGGGTGCGGATTTGTACGAAACTGAAGATGAAATTTCAAGACTACTGTCAGAAGGCAAGGTCCCCATTGGTGTAGGGGAAAACACAAAGATAAA CAACTGCATCATCGACATGAACGCGAGGGTTGGAAGGAACGTGGTCATCACAAACAGCGAG GGTGTCCAAGAAAGTGATCGGCCTGAGGAAGGGTACTACATAAGGTCGGGAATCGTGGTGATCCTGAAGAACGCGACCATCAAGGACGGGAAGGTCATATAG